A DNA window from Rhizobium sp. NXC14 contains the following coding sequences:
- a CDS encoding GrpB family protein, which translates to MTMHKPVELVSYDREWPEAFQRIRARLLALLPQALAIDHVGSTAIPDMTAKSLIDIDIVLPGLEHIEPATQVLLSENYEPRGNRYDDEVWAFLSRDSSPAERVYLCPAGNGTHRNRLAFRDYLIAHPEAAADYAALKRRLAAEFRMDGDRYTAEKREFVDTIVTRALKG; encoded by the coding sequence ATGACGATGCACAAGCCGGTTGAACTCGTGAGTTATGACAGGGAATGGCCGGAAGCTTTCCAGCGCATCCGAGCCAGGCTGCTGGCCTTGCTGCCGCAGGCGCTCGCCATTGATCACGTCGGCAGCACCGCCATACCTGATATGACCGCCAAGTCGCTCATCGATATCGACATCGTTCTTCCCGGTCTGGAGCATATCGAACCTGCGACGCAGGTGCTTCTCTCGGAAAATTACGAGCCGCGCGGCAATCGCTACGACGACGAGGTTTGGGCATTTTTGTCGAGAGATTCGTCGCCGGCGGAGCGGGTCTACCTTTGCCCGGCCGGCAACGGCACGCATCGAAACAGGCTGGCTTTCCGGGATTATCTCATCGCACATCCGGAGGCGGCGGCCGATTATGCCGCGCTCAAACGCAGGCTGGCAGCCGAATTCAGAATGGACGGCGATCGTTATACCGCTGAAAAGCGCGAATTTGTCGACACGATCGTCACGCGGGCATTGAAGGGATAG
- a CDS encoding calcium:proton antiporter, translated as MGIASRLKEEKFLVTALVVALTAHLLEHAVKEMGRGLALVAAAALVATIVLASIRVAHHAELLAVKVGDPYGTMILTLSALAVEVIILAIMMRGESSPTLVRNTIYSALMLDINGILGLAALLGGLKHGEQPYNDNSGKTYGVMILTAMGISMIVPEFVPSDKWHYYSAFTIIAMIALYGLFLRMQVGQHSYFFSYSYPRSERKKESHHGHGADGPAAVSIATILVGVVIIGLLAEFMSAFMTEGLRDSGTPIAVTAVVVAAISAAPEILTALRAALKNRMQATVNIAMGASLSTVILTVPVMEAIALYTGQPFIMAMTPVQTVMVTITLIAAAINLNDGETNAIEGMTHFILFATFVMLTALGL; from the coding sequence TTGGGCATCGCGTCACGCCTTAAAGAGGAGAAGTTCCTGGTCACCGCACTCGTCGTCGCGCTGACCGCCCACCTTCTGGAGCATGCGGTTAAGGAGATGGGGCGCGGCTTGGCGCTCGTCGCCGCCGCAGCACTCGTCGCCACCATCGTACTCGCCTCGATCCGCGTCGCCCATCATGCCGAACTGCTCGCCGTCAAGGTCGGTGATCCCTACGGCACGATGATCCTGACACTTTCGGCCCTCGCCGTCGAAGTCATCATTCTCGCTATCATGATGAGGGGCGAGAGCTCGCCAACCCTCGTGCGCAACACGATCTACTCAGCCCTGATGTTGGATATCAACGGCATCCTCGGTCTCGCAGCTCTCCTCGGCGGCCTCAAGCATGGGGAGCAGCCCTACAACGACAATTCGGGCAAGACCTACGGCGTGATGATCCTCACCGCCATGGGCATTTCGATGATCGTGCCGGAATTCGTGCCGAGCGATAAGTGGCACTATTATTCCGCCTTTACCATCATCGCGATGATCGCTCTCTACGGCCTCTTCCTGCGCATGCAGGTCGGCCAGCACAGCTATTTCTTCAGCTACAGCTACCCGCGCTCCGAGCGGAAGAAGGAAAGTCACCACGGACACGGCGCCGACGGACCGGCGGCCGTCTCGATCGCCACCATTCTCGTCGGAGTCGTCATTATCGGCCTGCTGGCGGAATTTATGTCGGCCTTCATGACCGAAGGCCTGCGCGACAGCGGCACGCCGATCGCGGTGACGGCGGTCGTCGTCGCGGCAATTTCGGCCGCCCCCGAAATCCTGACCGCCTTGCGGGCGGCGCTCAAGAATCGAATGCAGGCGACCGTCAACATCGCCATGGGCGCCTCGCTATCGACGGTGATCCTGACGGTGCCCGTGATGGAGGCGATCGCACTCTATACCGGCCAGCCCTTCATCATGGCGATGACCCCGGTGCAGACGGTGATGGTGACGATCACCTTGATTGCCGCCGCGATCAACCTCAACGACGGCGAGACAAACGCCATCGAGGGCATGACACATTTCATCCTCTTCGCCACCTTCGTCATGCTGACGGCGCTGGGGCTCTGA
- a CDS encoding LysR family transcriptional regulator, with protein MTLEPSWDFYRSFLTVLQQGSLSAAARELGLTQPTIGRHVNALEQAIGAELFIRSPNGLLPTDAAQALKPYAETLSATVAALLRTASGEREKVAGTVRVSASEVVAVEVLPRILGPLQEAYPELHIELSASDAIEDLVNREADIAVRMAEPQQRTLIVRRIGDIPIGFHAHRRYLERHGIPQTMADLATHRLIGFDRQTAYVRMVMKRYPAPEVIKFAYRTDSNLAQLSAIRAGVGIGLCQIGLARGNPDLVHVLPDAFEIPLGTWVVMHESLKTSPRCRATFDALVKGLRAYHHHSTGA; from the coding sequence ATGACGCTCGAACCAAGCTGGGATTTCTACCGCAGTTTCCTGACCGTGCTCCAGCAGGGGTCGCTTTCGGCGGCTGCGCGCGAACTGGGGCTGACCCAGCCGACCATAGGCCGTCATGTCAATGCTCTGGAACAGGCGATCGGCGCCGAGCTCTTCATCCGGTCGCCGAACGGCCTCCTGCCGACCGACGCCGCACAGGCGCTGAAACCCTATGCCGAAACGCTGTCGGCAACCGTCGCTGCCCTTTTGCGCACGGCATCCGGTGAGCGAGAGAAGGTAGCCGGAACGGTCAGAGTCAGCGCCAGCGAGGTCGTCGCCGTCGAAGTCTTGCCTCGGATTCTCGGGCCGCTGCAGGAAGCCTATCCCGAACTCCACATCGAGCTCTCGGCATCCGATGCGATTGAAGATCTGGTAAATCGCGAGGCCGATATCGCCGTGCGCATGGCCGAGCCACAGCAGCGTACTCTCATCGTGCGCCGCATCGGCGACATCCCGATCGGCTTCCACGCCCACCGACGGTATCTCGAACGGCATGGCATTCCGCAAACCATGGCGGACCTCGCCACTCACCGGCTCATCGGCTTCGACCGGCAGACGGCCTACGTCCGCATGGTGATGAAACGCTATCCGGCGCCCGAAGTCATTAAATTCGCCTACAGGACTGACAGCAATCTTGCCCAGCTCTCTGCAATCCGCGCTGGCGTCGGCATCGGTCTCTGCCAGATCGGACTGGCACGGGGAAACCCCGACCTCGTGCATGTCCTTCCCGATGCGTTCGAAATTCCGCTCGGCACATGGGTGGTCATGCACGAAAGCTTGAAGACCTCACCGCGCTGCCGCGCCACGTTCGACGCGCTGGTAAAGGGCCTCCGAGCCTACCATCATCACTCGACCGGCGCGTAA
- a CDS encoding DUF2188 domain-containing protein: MIKVVYEVVPHDGGWAYRLGGVYSEAFPTHAEALEAARIVAAEQQVGGDSAEISWQDENGKWHEEYAEGGDRPETEVVDGLWQERMAGASQSAGRQP; this comes from the coding sequence ATGATCAAGGTGGTCTATGAAGTCGTGCCACATGACGGCGGTTGGGCCTACAGGCTGGGAGGCGTCTATTCCGAGGCATTCCCGACCCATGCCGAGGCGCTCGAAGCTGCGCGCATCGTCGCGGCCGAACAGCAGGTCGGGGGCGATTCCGCCGAGATCAGCTGGCAGGACGAAAACGGCAAATGGCATGAGGAATATGCCGAGGGTGGCGACCGACCGGAAACCGAGGTGGTCGACGGATTATGGCAGGAGCGTATGGCCGGAGCCTCGCAGAGCGCGGGACGTCAACCCTAA